The segment CAAGTAAGGCCTCCATTCCCACAACAAAATTACCAACCGAGGCAACTACAACCTCCTCCTCAACAAGCTGGAGCCTCAAGTATGTCCTTAGAAGACATAGTCAAAAGCCTTGCCACCAGCACCTAAAGTTTTCAGCAAGAGACCAAGGCAAGCATCAAGAATCTTGAGCAACAAATGGCACAACTTACTCAATCGGTGAGCAAAATGGAGAATTAAGGAAAGCTACATCCTCAAACTGAAAAGAACCCAAAGCACAATGCTTGTGCAATTAGCTTGAGGAGTGGAAAGAAATATGACGGCCCGAAGAtgcctgaagaagaagaagaggagttaGTGATAGAAGAACCACCAAAGAAGgatgaaaagaaagaagaaatggTGGAGAAAAAGAAGTCGGAAGAGAAAGAAGCAAAGATCACACCACCACCTTTTCCATCAAGATTGAGCAGCAACAAAAAAGAGAGAGAAGATAGTGAAATCATGGCAATGTTCCGGAAAGTTGAAGTCAACATTCCTCTCTTAGATGCGATCAAACAGGTACCTAGGTATGCTAAGTTTCTTAAGGAACTTTGCACATCTAAAAAGAAACTGCGAGGTAATGAGACAGTGAAAGTAAGTGAAAATGTGTCTGTAGTTTTGCAGAAAAGGATGCCCCCAAAGTGCAAGGATCCAGGTGTTTTTACCATTCCTTGCAAATTGGGAAACTTGTATGTCCCCCGTGCTATGCTAGATTTAGGAGCTTTAGTTAATGTTTTACCATATTCTGTTTATAAATCTATTGGCATAGGCACTTTAACAAAAACAGGGGTAATCATCCAACTTGCAGATCGTTCTAtagtacacccaaaaggtgtattAAAGGATGTTTTGGTGCAAGTTAATGAGCTTGTCTTTCCTGCAGATTTTTATGTGCTTGATATGGGAGATGATGACCATCCATCCTCGAGTTCCATACTTTTAGGTAGACCATTCTTGAAAACAGCAAGAACAAAAATTGATGTCTACAATGGTACATTGTCCATGGAACTCGATGGGGAGGTCATCAACTTCAATATCTATGAAGCAATGAGGTACCCAGGTGATGTTCATTGCATAAATTTTGTTGATATAATCCAACCTTTCACTGAAAAGTGTTTTGAGTTGACTAACCATGATTTGTTGGAGTTAGTTTTGAGCAGGAATTTTGATAGCAAGTCAGTCAAAGAGATTGCAGAAAATTTCAAGTTAGATGAAGAGTTGCTGGAAATTGTGGAGAGCatggaagaaaagaaaaaaataaggtATGATAATGGCAATGTGAAATTGCCCATTTCTGACACAAAACTTCTTCCTTCCGTTGTACAGACACCTAAGCTAGAATTGAAGACTCTTCCAGATCATTTGAAGTATGCGTACCTTGGGGAAGAGAAGACTTTGCCTGTCATTATCTCCAACAAGCTGTCCATTGTAGAAGAAGATGAGTTGGTGACTTTGCTGAAAAAGTATGAGAAAGCTATTGGGTGGACAATTGCTGACATAAAAGGGTTGAGCCCTTCCTTGTGCATGCATAAGATCCTCATGGAGGAGGACTTCAAACCAACTCGAGAGGCACAGAGAAGACTGAATCCACCCATGATGGAGGTGGTAAAGAAATAAATCATGAAGATTTTGGATGCATGTATGATTTACCATATCTCAGATAGTAAATGGGTGAGCCCCGTTCAGGTAGTCCCGAAAAAAGCAGGGGTCACAGTTGTCAAGAATTCTGAGGGAGATTTGGTGCCAACCtgtgtgcaaaacgggtggaggGTTTGTATTGACTATAGAAAGTTGAATGCCTCAACGagaaaagaccattttcccttgCCATTTATTGACCAAATGCTAGAGAGATTGGCGGGCAAATCTCATTACTGTTTCTTGGATGGTTTCTCGGGTTTTCATCAAATTCCGGTAGCCACGGAAGACCAAGAGAAAACCACCTTCACTTGCCCCTTTGACACATTTGCTTATAGGTGTATGCCTTTTGGTCTATGCAATGCACCTGCAACATTTCAGAGATGCATGATGAGTATTTTTTCTTAATATGTTGAAAACATCATTGAagttttcattgatgacttcACAGTCTATGGAAACTCCTTTGATGAatgtttgagcaatctaacaaaaATTTTGCAAAGGTGCATTGACACAGATCTTGTGCTTAACTATGAAAAATGCCATTTCATGGTGGACAAAGGATTGATTCTAGGTCATATTGTGTCCCGAAAAGGATTGAAAGTTGACAAAGCCAAGATTGATGTTATCAAAAGTCTTCCTTACCCGACAAATGTTTGGGAAGTTCGTTCGTTTCTTGGCCATGCAGGTTTCTATCGGCAGTTCATTAAAGATTTTTCAAAGATTACAGTGCAGATGTGTCAACTACTCCAAAAAGATGCTGAATTTGAGTTCACTTAGCCATGCAAGGATGCCTTCGATCGTTTGAAGGATTTACTCACCTCTACTCCAATCATCCAACCACCTAATTGGGATCTCCCATTTGAGATCATGTGTGACGCGAGCAACACGGCTGTAGGGGCAGTATTGGGTCAAAAGGTGGGTCGAGCACACCATGTCGTCTACTATGCATCAAATACCCTTGATAGTGCACAATGCAACTACACCACAACAGAAAAAGAGTTGCTCGCTATTGTTTTTGCACTAGAGAAGTTTCGACAATATCTCCTTGGAACTAAAGTGATCATATACTCGGACCATGCAGCCATAAAGCACTTACTTACCAAGAAAGATTCGAAGTCGAGGTTAATACGGTGGATGCTGCTTTTGCAAGAGTTCAATATTGAGATCAAAGATAAGAGCGGGAAAGCGAACCTAGTCGCCGACCATTTGAGCCGAATAGTTCAACCTGAAGATGCGATTCCCATCAATGACACATTCCCGGACGAGCATTTGTTTGCTATCCAAACACCACCTTGGCATGCGGATATATGCAACTTCATGGTCACGGGAAAGTTCCCACCTAAGCTCACGAGGTCACAGAgagataagatcaagaaagaggcGAGAAGGTACATTTAGGATGAACTGTACCTTTGGAAACATTGTGCAGATCAGGTAATAAGAAGATGTGTTGAAGAACATGAGGTACAATCTATTCTCAACTTTTGTCATAGTTATGCTTGTGGAGGTCATTTTGGTCCTCAATGAACTGCCAGGAAAATTTTAGACTGTGGATTTTATTGGCCCCGACTTTTTCATGACTCTTACACTTTTTGTAAAAGTTGTGAGAGATGTCAAATGACCGGTTCTTTGAGTTCCCGAAACCAAATGCCCTTGACCCCCATCTTGgtttgtgaaatatttgatatatGTGGTATTGACTTTATGGGTCCTTTTCCTTCATCCTTTGGGAATTTATACATCCTTTTGGCTGTTGACTATGTTTCCAAATGGGTAGAAGCACAGGCAACAAGAACTGATGATGCAAAAGTTGTTGTAGATTTTGTCAAGGCTAACATTTTATGTAGGTTCGGAACTCCAAAAGCCTTGATCAGTGACATGGGCACACACTTCTGCAACAAAACTCTTGGATCGGTTCTCAAGAAGTATGGAGTCCAACATCGGGTGTCCACAGCTTATCACCCGCAAAAAAATGGACAAGCTGAAGTGTCAAACCGAGAAATCAGGTCCATACTTGAGAAAACAGTGAACATAAACCGCAAAGATTGGAGTTTGAGATTAGAAGATGCACTTTGGGCATACCGAACTACATATAAAACTCCAATTGGGATGTCACCTTATAGACTTGTGTTTGGCAAAGCTTGCCACCTCCCTGTTGAACTAGAACACAAAGCTTTCTGGGCTATCAAAAAGCTAAACATGAAGATGGATGAAGCGGGCGTCCAACAAAAGCTAGAGATCCAAGAGCTGGAGGAGATAAGAAATGAAGCATTAGAGAGTTCACGCATATACAAAGACAAGACCAAAGCATTCCATGATAAGTACCTCTCCCGTAAGACCTTTGAGATTGGTCAAAAGGTATTACTATATGACTCTCGACTTAAATGGTTTTCTAGTAAGTTACGGTCCCGGTGGGTAGGACCGTTCATTGTTACTAATGTATTTGATCATGGTGCAGTTGAGATTAAGAGtaacaaaacatgaaaagtgttcAAAGTTAATGGCCACAGGTTAAAGGTTTTCTATGAAGGTTTCCATGAGAAAGATATGGAGGTTGATAGCTTGGAACGCCCAGACTACATTGAGTGAATCTAAAGGGAAAAGTCAAGCCAAAGACTTGAAACAAGGGCGGCTAACCGAGAGGCAACTTGGGAGTATTTctttctattttatttattttgatttatttcatCCGTGTTCTAATGTTTTTACGTCTTTTCGAGGGTTCCGCACAAATAACTTTCCTATTTAATGCtcaaagaaaatatgtttttgtttacaaaaaaaaatcatgaatttcatGTTAACAGAAAGAAAATGCACGGGGTAATCCAAAAACACACGGTCTCATGCTAAAACGCATCGTCATAATTTTTGCCCATGCTGCCACGTCGaggtttttaagaaaaaaaaagattttggcACGGGCTAGCTCCAAATCGCATGGGTAAAGGGCCAAAACGCACGGCCTAGGTTCTAGATCGTGCGTGTAATCAAAGATTGTAACAAACAGAAAAAAAACGCACGGGGCTCCCAAAAACGCATGACCTAAACACATGGCCCGTGCGAATTGATCAAGACCCTTAAAAAAACGCACAACCTTCATTGAAAAAGCGCACGGCTCAAAAAAAACCCACGAACTCACGGACGCATATCACAGCCTCGATGGACAAGCTTGGGCCTGTGACTCGGCGAACATAGGGCTAATCGATTCCACCTTGCGTCCGTTTCTCCTTCTTCCTTTCTTCTCACGATCGTGCGTTTgttcttccccccccccccccccaccttaCTCGTTAACCAAGAACCCTTCAAAATCGTAATCAATTTTTCGATTTTCTTCTTCAATTAATCCAAGATTAAGCCACCAAGGTATGCTAATATCAATTCCTAACTTCATGATCTTCATTATCTAGATCGATTTCTTCAATTAGTGGGTAAAAGATCGAATTTTCCTTCATAAACCTtataaaccctagttcttgaTTTGTATAATTTGAATTAATTCTTGTATTGGGTTTCAAAAAATTCTTGTATAGGGTTCAAGACCAAGCTTGGGGAGGTGCTTTTGGAAGGAAGATTAGAAGCTTTCATCTCCAATTAGACATTTaaccattgaagagttcaagccTTCTTGAGGTTGAAGATGAAGTGAATAATACAAGCCAACACCTCAAATCCAAGCGTTTAAACGGTAAATTCCTTCCATATCTCAAGTTTTACGCTTTGAATTTAAAATTGTTTGGTTGGAATAATTGTGAATCCGTTCTTGTGCTTCATATAATTGTTCATTCGTGCTTGTCTAGTTGTGTTATCATTTTTGGGCACCACCCGTTTGTCATAAATCCGGTTTGTCATCATGCCAAAACGAAAAAACCCACAACCAAAAGAACAATGGGAATCAAAATATGGTGTCACCACCCTCATTCACAACTCTCTTGAGCAACGTGAGCGATTCCTTCACCTCAAGGACCGCGAATATTCTCAACAACGGTTTGTAGATATTCCCACTCTCCAAGAACTAGGAGTTTATGATGGCGTCCACAGATTGTTTAGCAACATTGGTTGGGAGAGACTTCTCACTTTGGcaccaatggaatcatataaaaacACAACCATTGAATTCTTATAATCTTTGGAATTCAATGACAATGCCAAATGTCTCTCTTTTCGTCTCATGCGTCTGCAATTTAAACTGAGTCTAGACAATCTTAGTGGGTTTGTTGGGATTTCTAAATTCAATACATATGGTCCTAAATTAGGCTACATGCGAGAAAAGAATAATCTTTTTAATGCCCAAGCCAAAGCCTTTTGGAAGGAAATCACAGGACTTGATGTGTATGAGGCTCGATCcgccaaagcatctcatatcatccATCTAGTCTTAAGGGTGGCTCTCCGAATTATTGCTAACCTTGTCTTCCCCCAAGAAGACGTTAGCAGAGCCAGTAAAATGGAGTTAGAAATTCTTTGGTGCATGGTCATCGGCTTGAAGAGACCTCATTTTGGCGCCTTCCTGCTTCCAAACTCCTTAAGGTCTCTACTAGCGATTCAGGCCCTATTCATTGTGGCGGGATTATCTCCTATCTTGCCACCCGCCTTACTTGTGCCGAGATTTTTGAGAGCAAGTGCCCGGACCTCGAGAAAATCACACAAGGCACTAATACCATCACCTCAAATGTCCTTGTAGCCTCATCTTTCTTCCGTAAAGAAGGTGATGGTAGTATCACATGGTTGGTGCAAGGTGAGCCACACTTTCGAGTTCCTGCTGGGTATTTCAGCTCTCTCCAACTCCAGCAGGACATCACTCAGACTCGGTGGTGTCTACCAAAGAACACTTCTGCAAATTCCATCCCACGCGCCCCCGCACCCATCCCGAGAGCTCCTGAGCGGCCAGTCGTCGACCATGAAGACAACATCCCTATTCCTCCCGCTCACTCCATTGCTCCCATTGCGAGGGGGTCCACTTCTGTTGCCCCAGTAGAGACTGCACGTTATTTCTACACCCGACGGGCGACTCAGTACCACGACATATACATGAGGCGTTTTGATCACCTTGATCAAGCTGTTGCTGACATTCGCGCTGACGTTCAACAATTGACACAAACGGTACAACAAGCCATGCAGTTCATGCAGCGTTGGGCCCCTCGCAACTAGTAGATTGCCCTACCCTCTCCgagcatcgaggacgatgctaaatcttaagcttggggaggggtctTTGTACATTAGGTTTTAGTTTCAACATGCATGTAAAAAAAAATTgcttttcttatttttattttctttcttatttttatttatttattttcttttcatgcattcaattaaaagcattaaaaatctttaaaaaaaataataaaaataaaaaatcaatttaaagAAACCTAATCCTGTTGAATAAGTTGAAGTGGTAAATTAGTCGTGGCTTGAGATTAGAACTTGttcatttttcattaaaaatcttGAAGCAAACTAATTTCACACGAACATGTCTCCCAAAGCTACTCGtgcaaaacaaaaaatgataaggTTATCAACACCAAATCATGAAGACAGATATAGTTTAGCCCTTGGAACACACGATCGGTCTTATGAGTTATTGCTCATTCATATCCAAACTCCAATTTCAAAGAGTCATAAAATGAATATAAGATTTCAGTGACTCGAATTCTTCAGCTCTCTAAAAAGTCTTTTCTACCTATTCCCTTCTAAATACCCTGCTTGGGGACATTGTTTCCGACTATACTTACGGGTCTTTGCGCGTTTACATcagtcccctatatatatatatatatatatatatatatatatatatatatatatatatatatatatatatatatatatatatataaaataaataaaaaaaacaataatttttttttaataaataaataaataaaaatattattaagttaatctgtgacctttgggatTCGAACAAGTAAATTCCGAGGGGTGTTTTACACTTAATTGCCTAAAGCAAAATTGTTTGGGACTGATTGGGTTGAAAGTTCGCTAcacgggttccatagaaagtcatgaacttaataataacaaataaagctaatctgtggcctttgaggttcgggcaagtaaacccgagggatctctttaaatctagcacactaaggtcatctgatttggatgtgttggttggaagcccgttacacggatttcaaaggaagccatgagctttatttgtagAAAAATATAATCAGATAGTTGGTATATATCTATTCTTATAGTTTAATTGAATAATGTGTTTGAAAAATGTTTGGTTGTAAACATTAGGACTGACCGTAAACTACTTTgactggtgtaagtggtttgaaacatgtaaccaatctgggtaaatattagggaatttttagaaaatattttttagaaaaagattgttgtcAGTCAACAAATAGCTGGAGTTGGTCAGTGTCAtgatttgaaaaatgaaaatgagcATATTTTGCATCACATGTTTTCAtgagagtaagaccataatttgttccatgTGCTAACCCAATACCTGTAAAAGCGAACAAGTGTtgtaacttttgattttgttgagtTGCGTTAGGGAATGGCTAAAAACCTTATTTTACTTGTTATATATCTTTGTGGGATTAATGTCAAGTTATCTTAAGGCCCGACAGGTACACCTTCAACTGTACGACATAATGAGGTTAATTGGATTGAATATGTTCGTTTGTTTTGTTCATTGCattaatgtttgaaaaaaaaaatatctttatgtacatatgttattttcTTTAGTTCTTTTATTGCATGCATGCATTCTTAATTCCATTTAGTCATTTTCGTTCCTTCCATTCTTTTCATCTTAGTTTCTTTTTAGTCGCCTATCGTCTTCTCTAGGTTGATTCTCaattttgttctttcttgaggacaagaaaggtctaagcttggggaggtttgataggtgcattttatgcacctattttgcatgtttatttctgtctttttatagcattctacttcataactcttgcatttagttgattattagggtagttgcatatttcattaagaatgtctggtacttcactatttttgatttattttgcaggcattatggagcATGGAACGTGGAGCTTGGATGCATGGAGTTTGGATTCTTAGAGCTTTGGAGCATGCAGAGAAGATGAACCGGTCATTCCATGGAGGAAAGCATGAAGACATAACCCGAGTCGTTGTTGCATTATCTTCATAGCAAAGGATTACGTTTGAAATGCGGTTCTTGTCACTttgacacgggtcgtgtttgtcgtttatcatctcatatttgagcaacatgacGCGTGGTGAAGCTGGACTGAAGATGGAGCCAACAGTGAAGACTTTTTGgaattttagcaaaaagcatgggccatgccaaaaaacacatggtcaagacaaatggccatgccaaaaaaaacacatgggcaaaaggcatggccatgctaaaaacgcatggCCTTATGGCATGTCACGTGAACTTTAATAAAAGAGCAGGAGACGTCATTTTGAAGGGCAGAACGGTTTTGGGGAGCAGTTTTTGGTGATCTAGGGCAATTTTGGGAgaattcttggagcttttgagaagacttaatcattgcaaacatttggatttcacttttgtaaggattaaacattccaattccatcttattcttgtttgatttgttcttagccatgtgtggctaagaaaccctagtttctagttcttgttcaaaacatgttgattgcttgacttgaggcatatgatttgatgcttgatttgtgattctattctagtgattatgtttttgtttaaactagaattcttgaatttgatttgtgtttgattggccactttcatgaattgaatttttgtgcagttaattaacttttagggcacctaatcgttctattgagttaataattggtaacaagcaataagttttcttattgtaaaacatatatcacatgttttcacacttccgagcgtatgagaagaaatgaacattattgggaagcttgtacaaaacttaatgcagtttttcaatacaatctaagagcgtgtttaggttgaattagtaaagctaggtctaatcaaagagcgtgttttggttagataactTAGCAAGCGAGAGTTATTAGAGCGTtttaatatctttcagtaccaacatagaatagcaatcttaaattacatcaagtcataatcaagttgaacaacaacattgagaactagaactagaaccattcaatcaatttgtttacaaatctatttcattttgtgcatgcttttaaagtagattgttatttagttatttatttttgcaaacaaacccccctttgtgaccaa is part of the Lactuca sativa cultivar Salinas chromosome 7, Lsat_Salinas_v11, whole genome shotgun sequence genome and harbors:
- the LOC111891222 gene encoding uncharacterized protein LOC111891222 → MPEEEEEELVIEEPPKKDEKKEEMVEKKKSEEKEAKITPPPFPSRLSSNKKEREDSEIMAMFRKVEVNIPLLDAIKQVPRYAKFLKELCTSKKKLRGNETVKVSENVSVVLQKRMPPKCKDPGVFTIPCKLGNLYVPRAMLDLGALVNVLPYSVYKSIGIGTLTKTGVIIQLADRSIVHPKGVLKDVLVQVNELVFPADFYVLDMGDDDHPSSSSILLGRPFLKTARTKIDVYNGTLSMELDGEVINFNIYEAMRYPGDVHCINFVDIIQPFTEKCFELTNHDLLELVLSRNFDSKSVKEIAENFKLDEELLEIVESMEEKKKIRYDNGNVKLPISDTKLLPSVVQTPKLELKTLPDHLKYAYLGEEKTLPVIISNKLSIVEEDELVTLLKKYEKAIGWTIADIKGLSPSLCMHKILMEEDFKPTREAQRRLNPPMMEVVKK